Proteins encoded in a region of the Novibacillus thermophilus genome:
- a CDS encoding PTS lactose/cellobiose transporter subunit IIA — MCHTEGTVFEIILYGGNARSLAMEGIAAAKKGQYSIARDKIEQAAAEIEKAHRIQTEIIQREAGGKRLPVTLLLVHAQDHLMNAMTVKELAEEFVNLYQELGTLGGDEL; from the coding sequence ATGTGCCATACTGAAGGGACGGTATTTGAAATCATTCTATACGGCGGCAACGCACGCAGCCTCGCGATGGAGGGAATTGCGGCAGCGAAAAAGGGGCAGTATTCCATCGCGCGGGACAAAATAGAGCAGGCAGCGGCTGAGATTGAAAAAGCGCATCGCATTCAAACAGAGATTATTCAACGTGAAGCGGGAGGGAAACGACTTCCAGTCACTTTATTGCTCGTTCACGCGCAAGATCACTTGATGAATGCCATGACCGTAAAAGAATTGGCTGAGGAGTTCGTCAACTTGTATCAGGAGCTAGGAACATTAGGAGGGGACGAGCTTTGA
- a CDS encoding 6-phospho-beta-glucosidase, with product MRGLKVVTIGGGSSYTPELVEGLIKRYDTLPVRDLWLVDIPEGEEKLNIVGNLAKRMVAKAGVPIDIHLTLDRREALKDADFVTTQIRVGLLKARAKDEHIPLKYGVIGQETNGPGGLFKGLRTIPVILDIAREMNELCPNAWLINFSNPAGMVTEALLRYGEFDKVIGLCNIPIGMRMRVARMLDVEAHRICIDFAGLNHMVFGLNVYLDGENVTERLLALMVGEKTPGLTAKNIPDIEWEPEFIKALGVLPCPYLKYYFQTDEMLREQQAVVKEQGTRAEVVQKLEEELFELYKNPDLDTKPPQLEKRGGAYYSDAACSLIDSIFNDRRDIQAVNVRNSGAIASIPAESAVEVNCVITRDGPKPIAVGDLPVPVRGLVQQIKSFERVAAEAAVTGDYHTALLAMTINPLVPSDAIAKRMLDEMLEAHQAYLPQFRQSSHSDILD from the coding sequence TTGAGAGGATTGAAGGTTGTCACGATAGGCGGCGGGTCTAGTTATACTCCGGAGCTCGTAGAAGGTTTGATCAAACGGTACGACACCCTTCCTGTCAGAGATCTGTGGCTCGTCGACATTCCGGAAGGCGAGGAGAAATTGAACATCGTTGGAAACTTGGCGAAGCGTATGGTTGCGAAAGCTGGCGTGCCGATCGACATCCATTTGACGTTAGACAGAAGGGAAGCCTTAAAAGATGCAGACTTCGTGACGACACAAATTCGGGTCGGTCTATTGAAGGCCCGTGCTAAAGATGAACATATCCCTTTGAAATATGGCGTCATCGGCCAGGAGACGAACGGGCCGGGAGGTTTGTTTAAAGGATTGCGAACGATTCCCGTCATTTTGGATATCGCGCGTGAAATGAACGAACTGTGCCCAAACGCGTGGTTAATCAACTTCTCCAACCCTGCGGGTATGGTGACTGAAGCGTTGCTCCGCTACGGCGAGTTTGACAAAGTGATCGGGCTGTGCAACATTCCGATTGGAATGCGGATGCGCGTGGCCCGAATGCTTGATGTCGAAGCCCATCGCATCTGTATTGATTTTGCCGGACTCAACCACATGGTGTTCGGGTTGAACGTATACTTGGATGGCGAAAACGTGACAGAACGGCTGTTGGCGTTGATGGTGGGGGAAAAAACGCCAGGTTTGACGGCGAAGAACATTCCCGACATTGAATGGGAACCGGAATTCATCAAAGCCCTGGGTGTGCTACCGTGTCCGTACCTCAAATATTATTTTCAAACGGATGAGATGTTGCGAGAACAGCAAGCAGTAGTGAAAGAACAGGGGACACGGGCAGAAGTCGTCCAGAAGCTCGAAGAAGAACTGTTCGAACTGTACAAAAATCCCGATCTCGACACGAAGCCGCCCCAGCTGGAAAAGCGCGGCGGCGCCTACTACAGTGATGCGGCGTGCAGTCTCATCGATTCCATCTTTAATGACAGGCGGGATATTCAGGCCGTGAATGTGAGAAATAGCGGGGCGATTGCAAGCATCCCAGCCGAATCCGCCGTCGAAGTAAATTGTGTCATCACAAGGGACGGTCCTAAACCGATTGCTGTCGGAGACCTTCCGGTTCCCGTACGCGGTCTCGTGCAGCAAATTAAGTCATTCGAACGCGTTGCAGCAGAAGCGGCTGTCACAGGCGATTACCACACCGCGCTCTTGGCCATGACGATCAATCCCCTCGTTCCGTCTGATGCGATAGCTAAACGTATGCTCGATGAGATGTTGGAGGCGCATCAGGCATACTTGCCGCAGTTTCGTCAATCATCACATTCTGACATTTTAGATTAG
- a CDS encoding sigma-54-dependent transcriptional regulator, whose product MSNQLWDTLCQMCDEARDKWGVSAQEIADTLQQHRSNVSRELNRLVKHGLVEKKEGRPVLFRVARTSAGIQVFGRIIGAEGSFRAPIEQAKAALHYPPYGLHTLLFGATGVGKSMFARLMYEYRRISTQHKGEFVTFNCADYAHNPQLLLSQLFGSVKGSYTGASQDRRGLLERADGGMLFLDEIHRLPPEGQEMLFTYLDTGCYRKLGETEDGRQAQVFIVAATTEQPDSVLLKTFRRRIPMEIQLPKLADRPLNERIALIRLFCEEEARRLKKNIVLEPVAVQAFIAYECPGNVGQLKKDIQLSCAHAYAEQRTEKTLYILQSHLPLEVKRGALRLRYLLEKPELDHLIGTCQISTKDPESTEAGEEIPIHFQMPRELSDARYADRDNIRKIVEPQLIDLAHQLLSRAEEKLGKAYPPKVYAGLAMHIDAMVKRLKKGKMTSPYNLNELRKKYPQAFIVATESMTLIEKTLQIDVPMEEIGYLTLFYAYDESDNNWERGTTAVIVMAHGTSTASSMLSVAQDLLDISEGWAIDVPLSMNPEHAFEKLKDLAVKVDTGRGVLLLVDMGSLENFGALLSEETGIVTATIKRVSTPLVIEALRKANLGHTLEEIVNSIKANEDQSNVMVRPPVSSESGENARYVIMLCCLTGTGGAEQLEQLVKEHIHLSGGVLLQTVAAGEWNEIAKQLKQNRQRVVAAIGLWQGEDSVPLSMSPSDILLDSECERLQRFVNLWEQRFSLYQKMKSSLAVNMKSDQVDMLLEQFLDWLEEIEQKAGEYVTEDTFVGVAMHFVCLVDRLKQGERYEGRGDKAAEPPKTRLAKAVLRHLSELERQTRVVMPSFEKSIFVSMFNCETFSV is encoded by the coding sequence TTGAGTAATCAGTTGTGGGATACGTTGTGTCAAATGTGTGACGAGGCGCGAGACAAGTGGGGGGTAAGCGCACAAGAAATAGCGGATACATTGCAACAGCATCGCAGTAACGTCAGCCGGGAATTAAACCGGCTCGTCAAACACGGTTTGGTTGAGAAAAAAGAGGGGCGCCCTGTCTTGTTCCGTGTGGCTCGTACATCAGCCGGCATCCAAGTATTCGGTCGAATAATTGGGGCAGAGGGTAGTTTTCGCGCTCCGATTGAACAGGCGAAAGCGGCTTTGCACTACCCTCCGTACGGCCTCCATACTCTCCTCTTCGGCGCGACAGGCGTCGGAAAAAGCATGTTTGCGCGTTTGATGTACGAATACAGGCGGATTTCCACCCAGCATAAAGGAGAATTTGTCACCTTCAACTGTGCTGACTACGCTCACAATCCTCAACTGTTGCTTAGTCAGTTGTTTGGCAGTGTGAAGGGATCTTATACGGGAGCGAGTCAAGACCGGCGAGGTTTGTTGGAACGGGCTGATGGCGGCATGCTTTTTTTAGACGAAATTCACCGTCTGCCTCCAGAAGGTCAAGAGATGTTGTTCACTTATTTAGATACAGGATGTTACCGCAAGCTGGGAGAAACGGAGGACGGACGACAGGCACAAGTATTCATCGTCGCGGCGACGACAGAACAACCAGATTCGGTTTTGTTAAAAACCTTTCGCCGTCGCATTCCAATGGAAATTCAACTTCCTAAGTTGGCGGACCGGCCGCTAAACGAGAGGATTGCGCTTATCCGATTGTTTTGTGAGGAAGAGGCGCGGCGGTTGAAGAAGAACATCGTATTGGAACCGGTTGCAGTGCAAGCGTTTATTGCTTATGAATGTCCGGGCAATGTCGGACAGTTAAAAAAGGATATTCAACTATCCTGTGCCCACGCCTATGCGGAACAGCGAACAGAGAAAACGTTGTATATTTTGCAGTCCCACTTGCCCTTGGAAGTCAAGAGAGGGGCACTGCGCTTACGTTATTTGCTGGAAAAGCCGGAATTGGATCATTTGATAGGAACTTGTCAGATATCAACGAAAGATCCGGAATCGACTGAAGCGGGGGAGGAAATCCCGATCCATTTCCAGATGCCGCGTGAATTGTCGGACGCTCGATATGCGGATCGTGACAATATTAGAAAAATCGTTGAGCCTCAATTGATTGATTTAGCCCATCAGCTACTGTCACGAGCGGAGGAAAAACTGGGGAAAGCGTATCCTCCCAAAGTGTACGCCGGATTGGCCATGCACATTGACGCTATGGTGAAACGGTTAAAAAAGGGAAAAATGACTTCTCCTTACAATTTAAATGAGTTAAGAAAAAAATACCCGCAAGCTTTCATAGTGGCTACCGAAAGTATGACGCTCATCGAAAAGACCCTTCAAATCGATGTACCTATGGAGGAAATTGGTTACTTGACATTGTTCTACGCTTATGACGAATCGGACAACAACTGGGAAAGGGGAACGACAGCTGTAATTGTGATGGCGCATGGAACATCGACGGCATCTTCCATGCTGTCGGTAGCACAAGATTTGCTGGACATTTCCGAAGGATGGGCCATTGATGTTCCGTTATCAATGAATCCGGAGCACGCATTCGAGAAACTAAAAGATCTGGCGGTCAAAGTGGATACAGGTCGCGGTGTTTTACTGTTAGTTGACATGGGATCATTGGAGAATTTTGGCGCTCTCCTCAGTGAAGAGACAGGGATCGTGACGGCAACGATTAAGCGTGTGAGTACCCCGCTCGTGATTGAAGCTTTACGAAAGGCCAATCTTGGCCATACATTAGAGGAGATTGTAAACTCCATAAAAGCCAATGAGGATCAGTCTAATGTTATGGTACGTCCCCCTGTCTCATCTGAGTCCGGTGAGAACGCCCGATATGTCATCATGCTTTGCTGCTTGACAGGGACGGGGGGTGCGGAACAGTTAGAGCAACTGGTGAAGGAACATATTCACTTATCCGGAGGTGTGTTATTGCAAACAGTTGCAGCAGGAGAATGGAATGAAATCGCCAAACAGTTAAAACAAAACCGACAGCGTGTAGTGGCTGCCATCGGATTGTGGCAAGGGGAAGACTCGGTTCCGTTGTCCATGTCTCCTTCGGATATATTACTCGACAGTGAATGTGAACGTTTGCAACGCTTCGTCAACTTGTGGGAACAGCGCTTTTCCCTCTATCAAAAGATGAAATCTTCGTTAGCGGTCAATATGAAGAGCGATCAAGTAGATATGTTGCTGGAACAGTTTCTCGATTGGTTGGAGGAAATTGAACAAAAAGCGGGGGAATACGTAACGGAAGATACATTTGTCGGGGTCGCGATGCATTTTGTATGTTTGGTGGATCGTCTTAAGCAAGGTGAGCGATATGAAGGTAGAGGGGATAAGGCGGCAGAACCTCCGAAGACACGACTGGCCAAAGCAGTTCTGAGACATTTGAGTGAGCTAGAACGACAGACTCGTGTTGTGATGCCATCGTTCGAGAAAAGTATTTTTGTATCTATGTTTAATTGTGAAACCTTCAGTGTGTAA
- a CDS encoding DNA methyltransferase — MEGIGEDGLGYRYFTGPKRPGATKGKFYSGVPLERRQEIEAGRAKKYKPIINFYDYSASFGNIRHEGGIDFRGGKKPVKMLKELIKMSTGRDDIVLDFFAGSSSTAHAVMEVNAEDQGNRKFIMVQLPEPVDENSDYYRAGFTTISEMGKERIRRAARKIREETGAEIDYGFRVFKVDTSNMKDVSDSPGAFSQEQLSLFASNIKEDRTSEDLLVQAILACGLELSLPIETRDVDGRKVHFVAENALVACFDEPVTDAVVRAVATVKPSRAVFRDSSFADDADRLNAEEMLKRFSPGTEVNVI; from the coding sequence GTGGAGGGGATTGGTGAAGACGGCCTAGGGTACCGGTATTTTACCGGTCCCAAACGGCCAGGCGCCACAAAAGGGAAATTTTACTCTGGCGTTCCCCTGGAGAGGCGCCAAGAGATCGAGGCGGGCAGAGCGAAAAAATACAAGCCGATCATCAATTTTTACGACTACAGTGCAAGTTTTGGCAACATCCGCCATGAAGGCGGCATCGACTTCAGGGGCGGCAAAAAACCGGTCAAAATGTTGAAAGAACTGATTAAGATGTCCACCGGCCGCGACGATATCGTCCTCGATTTTTTTGCCGGATCGTCTTCCACCGCCCATGCGGTCATGGAGGTGAACGCGGAGGATCAGGGAAACAGGAAATTCATCATGGTCCAGCTTCCGGAGCCGGTTGACGAGAATTCCGACTACTACAGGGCTGGTTTCACGACCATTAGCGAAATGGGGAAAGAGCGCATTCGGCGGGCGGCCCGAAAGATAAGGGAAGAGACAGGCGCCGAGATCGACTACGGCTTTAGAGTGTTTAAAGTCGACACTTCGAATATGAAAGACGTCTCCGATTCCCCCGGGGCGTTCAGCCAGGAACAGTTGTCTCTTTTCGCATCCAACATTAAAGAGGACCGCACGAGTGAAGACTTGCTCGTGCAAGCGATTCTAGCGTGCGGCCTGGAACTGTCGCTTCCGATAGAAACGAGAGACGTGGACGGCCGAAAAGTTCACTTTGTCGCAGAGAACGCGCTCGTGGCCTGTTTTGACGAACCCGTGACGGACGCCGTCGTGAGAGCGGTGGCGACCGTCAAACCGTCAAGAGCCGTGTTTCGGGACAGCTCCTTCGCCGACGACGCCGACCGCCTCAACGCCGAAGAGATGTTGAAACGGTTTTCGCCGGGAACCGAAGTGAACGTCATTTAG
- the chbG gene encoding chitin disaccharide deacetylase encodes MKLIVNADDFGYTRAVSYGIVDAYQTGIVSSTTMMCNVDDLEHPVQLAEQNPTLGVGIHLVLTSGSPVSENVPSLVDGNGQFFRYDEFLKNIQSLESEEIEREWTSQIERFFSTGLKPTHLDSHHHVHARKEIRPIAVQLAKKYGIPLRRVNRETSSGGIYGPVKTTDVLFTDFYKDNVSIDMFETLLLKSVEKVQTVEINCHPGYVDEALVKKSSYVYQRLKEFTVLTSPELKKRIQQLNIDLITYRDI; translated from the coding sequence ATGAAATTAATCGTGAATGCAGATGATTTCGGCTATACACGCGCTGTCAGCTATGGGATTGTCGATGCGTATCAAACAGGTATTGTTTCCTCCACGACGATGATGTGTAACGTTGATGACTTGGAGCATCCGGTACAACTGGCTGAGCAAAATCCAACATTAGGGGTAGGGATCCATCTCGTGTTGACGAGCGGTTCACCTGTCAGTGAAAATGTACCGTCTCTCGTGGATGGGAATGGGCAATTTTTCAGATACGATGAATTCCTCAAGAACATTCAGTCGCTTGAGAGCGAAGAGATCGAACGTGAATGGACGTCCCAAATCGAGAGGTTCTTTTCAACAGGGTTGAAACCAACTCATTTGGATAGCCATCATCACGTCCACGCACGCAAAGAAATACGGCCCATCGCCGTTCAATTGGCTAAAAAATACGGGATCCCTTTAAGGAGAGTGAATCGCGAGACGTCTTCAGGCGGTATCTATGGCCCGGTTAAAACGACTGACGTGCTGTTTACCGACTTTTATAAGGACAATGTGAGTATCGATATGTTTGAGACGTTGTTGCTTAAGAGCGTCGAAAAGGTTCAGACGGTAGAAATCAATTGTCATCCGGGCTATGTGGATGAGGCGCTTGTTAAGAAAAGTTCGTATGTCTATCAACGATTAAAAGAGTTTACGGTCTTGACATCGCCAGAATTAAAAAAACGGATTCAACAATTAAATATTGATCTTATCACGTACCGCGATATATAA
- a CDS encoding site-specific DNA-methyltransferase: MDKLTLQSKNRTQEHVEKIAQLFPNVVTEAVDERGQLKRAIDFELLKQELSDTVVGGEKERYQLTWPGKKKAILLANTPTDKTLRPVKADSVDWERTQNVYIEGDNLEALKLLQEAYLNKVKCIYIDPPYNTGKDFIYKDDFKNSSDEYLEQSGQVDEAGNRLFQNSEVSGRFHSDWLSMMYARLKLARLLLREDGVIFISIDDNEAANLKKMCDEIFGENHYVETFYIQVRYANKSLTEKDDFQKLIEQVLVYSKGQFKPNKPYEPYALDKFKYKVVEKGEGTKTQIGGKNVTIFKKGEYDIVETEPGLDGLKETWASGTVLTGNASGKFFDQYLSPERTLTDWARCTRWRGLVKTA; the protein is encoded by the coding sequence ATGGACAAGCTCACCTTACAATCCAAGAATCGCACTCAGGAACATGTAGAAAAAATCGCCCAGCTGTTTCCGAACGTGGTCACGGAAGCTGTAGATGAACGCGGTCAACTCAAGCGAGCCATCGACTTTGAGCTTCTGAAACAAGAACTGTCGGACACAGTTGTCGGAGGGGAAAAAGAACGGTATCAATTGACATGGCCAGGAAAGAAAAAAGCGATTCTCCTTGCCAACACGCCGACGGACAAAACGTTAAGACCGGTGAAAGCGGACAGCGTGGACTGGGAACGCACACAAAACGTGTACATCGAAGGCGACAACTTGGAAGCGTTGAAGTTGTTGCAAGAGGCGTACTTGAACAAGGTCAAATGCATCTACATCGATCCCCCGTACAACACGGGCAAAGACTTTATCTATAAAGACGATTTTAAAAATTCATCCGACGAGTACCTGGAACAGTCGGGACAGGTGGATGAAGCGGGGAACAGGCTGTTCCAGAACAGTGAAGTGAGCGGCCGGTTTCACAGTGACTGGTTGAGCATGATGTACGCAAGGCTGAAGTTAGCAAGACTCCTGTTAAGGGAGGACGGAGTCATCTTTATCAGCATTGACGACAATGAAGCGGCCAACTTGAAGAAAATGTGTGACGAGATTTTCGGCGAAAACCACTATGTGGAAACGTTCTACATCCAGGTGAGGTATGCCAACAAATCTCTGACGGAAAAAGACGACTTTCAAAAACTCATCGAGCAAGTACTCGTCTACTCGAAGGGACAATTCAAGCCAAACAAACCTTACGAACCGTATGCGTTAGACAAATTCAAATACAAGGTCGTGGAAAAAGGGGAAGGGACCAAAACGCAAATCGGCGGGAAGAACGTCACGATTTTTAAAAAAGGCGAATACGACATTGTGGAAACCGAGCCGGGGCTCGACGGACTGAAAGAGACGTGGGCGAGCGGGACAGTTTTGACGGGCAATGCGTCCGGGAAGTTTTTTGACCAGTATTTGTCCCCAGAGCGGACATTGACGGACTGGGCACGCTGTACAAGGTGGAGGGGATTGGTGAAGACGGCCTAG
- the celB gene encoding PTS cellobiose transporter subunit IIC yields MDRFNAVMERYFMPVAEVIAEQRHLKAIRDGIITTMPLLIIGSVFLIIAFPPIESWAAFMEPYVPTLTIPVDATFGIMGLVAAFSIAYNLGKSYEMDPLSSGVLSVAAFLIATPHSEEGNIPLNLMGSEGLFVAILIALFTVEVFRLMEKRDFVIRMPAGVPPSVWRAFTALIPGFVIVCMVWGVSLLLQTWFSLSLHEVVGAILREPLQAMGSSIWAALLAIFLIQLLWSAGIHGISVVASVMAPIWYSLADENQAAKVAGEELPNIVGQQFMAIWIAVGGSGMILALTILFVLRARSRHLKSLGKMTIWSSFFNISEPVIFGAPIVMNPIMIVPFILAPMAVGAFTYIVMALDLVGRPYAVVPWTTPAPFSGWLTTGDWRGAVLMIANILLAMAIYYPFFRAWDRKLAEEEVVDEETVEGTDAGSSVKM; encoded by the coding sequence ATGGACCGTTTTAACGCTGTGATGGAACGCTATTTTATGCCGGTAGCAGAAGTAATCGCTGAGCAACGCCATCTCAAGGCGATCCGCGACGGGATTATTACGACGATGCCGTTGCTCATTATTGGCAGTGTCTTTTTAATCATCGCTTTTCCGCCTATCGAGTCTTGGGCGGCGTTCATGGAGCCGTACGTCCCGACGTTAACCATTCCGGTGGACGCCACGTTCGGCATTATGGGATTGGTCGCAGCTTTCTCCATTGCTTATAACCTTGGGAAGAGCTATGAGATGGACCCCCTTTCTTCTGGGGTGTTGAGCGTGGCCGCCTTTTTAATCGCCACCCCCCACTCCGAGGAAGGAAATATTCCCCTGAATCTGATGGGGAGCGAAGGTTTGTTTGTCGCTATTTTGATCGCGTTGTTCACTGTTGAAGTTTTCCGGTTGATGGAAAAGCGAGACTTTGTCATCCGAATGCCTGCCGGCGTACCCCCTTCGGTATGGCGGGCATTTACGGCACTCATTCCCGGTTTCGTCATTGTATGTATGGTATGGGGAGTAAGCTTGCTGCTTCAAACATGGTTTAGTCTTTCATTGCACGAAGTGGTTGGAGCGATTTTGAGGGAACCTTTGCAGGCAATGGGGAGCAGCATTTGGGCTGCACTGTTAGCCATTTTTCTCATTCAGCTTTTGTGGTCGGCAGGCATTCACGGCATTTCCGTTGTAGCGAGTGTCATGGCTCCCATTTGGTATAGTCTCGCAGACGAAAATCAGGCGGCCAAAGTGGCCGGCGAGGAATTGCCGAACATCGTCGGACAACAATTTATGGCCATATGGATTGCTGTCGGAGGGTCCGGTATGATACTGGCGTTGACGATCCTATTCGTGTTGCGCGCCAGGTCCAGACACTTAAAAAGCTTAGGAAAGATGACCATTTGGTCGAGTTTCTTTAACATTAGCGAACCGGTCATTTTCGGTGCTCCCATTGTGATGAATCCGATAATGATTGTCCCCTTTATTTTGGCACCGATGGCCGTAGGTGCTTTTACGTACATTGTGATGGCACTCGATCTCGTAGGACGGCCGTACGCTGTTGTTCCGTGGACGACACCGGCACCTTTTTCTGGGTGGTTGACAACAGGGGATTGGCGCGGAGCAGTATTGATGATCGCCAATATTTTGTTAGCGATGGCCATCTATTATCCCTTCTTCCGTGCGTGGGACAGGAAGTTAGCGGAAGAGGAGGTTGTTGACGAAGAGACAGTTGAAGGGACGGATGCTGGTTCGTCCGTTAAAATGTAG
- a CDS encoding PTS sugar transporter subunit IIB: MKVILLCALGMSTSLLVENMKKAANEQGIEVEVVAHSVDQFEKYLSDADVMLLGPQIRYKYRSLSKAAEAANVPLAVIDTLAYGMVDGHKVLKQATDLIKKKGN, translated from the coding sequence ATGAAGGTCATCTTACTATGTGCACTCGGAATGAGTACGAGTTTATTAGTCGAGAACATGAAAAAGGCCGCGAATGAACAAGGGATAGAAGTGGAAGTTGTCGCGCATTCAGTGGATCAATTCGAAAAGTATTTAAGTGACGCGGATGTCATGTTGCTCGGACCGCAAATCCGGTATAAGTACCGGTCTTTGTCCAAAGCGGCGGAAGCCGCGAACGTCCCTTTGGCAGTGATTGACACGCTAGCTTATGGAATGGTTGACGGTCATAAAGTTCTAAAGCAGGCGACAGATTTAATAAAAAAGAAGGGGAATTAA
- a CDS encoding exo-beta-N-acetylmuramidase NamZ domain-containing protein, translating into MKKGQRFLNMNKTVLSVCVVIVLLITCIAAWNPVTAKKTVEPAKQGRVVPGIEVFLERHADWVKGKKVGLITNPTGVNRDLASDIDLLHGHPDVQLTALFGPEHGIRGDRPAGEYVESYIDERTGLPVYSLYGPTWKPTEEMLEDVDVLLFDIQDIGSNVYTYIYTLGFAMEAAAEFDKRLIVLDRPNPIGGTRVEGPVRDEDTVSFMGRFLLPVRHGMTIGELATMWNHEYALGIDLRVAKMKGWQRTMHYEDTGLPWVLTSPNIPTSDSANLYAGTELVDNTPFSTGLGTTKPFELVGAPWINGEELADELNSRGIPGVTFRPAYFTPMFSQYEGERVGGVQVHIQKADEIDLVQLGLHLVDAMRDQQPEKFNLDATYDELIGDKRVRPMLEADAPIEEILNVWQDELDFWTQEVRNRYLLYGPYPKEAKPYKPKAILGILPLDLELVLGQSKEITVHGVDANGRKLEISPEEIDWEVKGDVGYIENGVFTAVKEGKGKLVAKKGDMTAERNVVVAKNVVENIRYGVHNQYTRIVFDLNKTTEYDIKREGSEIVVSVPYAEKGGQLDGEGTVTVGNSPVVSSVHYSFAQENMFEARLQLKRDDVAFQTPTYSNRVVIDVMHGQ; encoded by the coding sequence ATGAAGAAGGGTCAGCGATTTCTCAACATGAACAAGACGGTATTGAGTGTTTGTGTCGTAATCGTGCTGCTGATCACGTGCATCGCCGCTTGGAATCCGGTGACGGCGAAAAAGACGGTTGAACCGGCAAAGCAAGGGCGAGTAGTCCCTGGGATAGAGGTATTCTTGGAAAGGCATGCGGACTGGGTCAAAGGAAAAAAGGTGGGGCTGATTACAAACCCGACAGGCGTTAACCGCGACCTTGCCAGCGATATCGACTTATTACATGGTCATCCCGACGTTCAATTGACCGCTCTGTTCGGACCGGAACACGGCATTCGAGGGGATCGGCCGGCAGGGGAATACGTGGAATCCTACATAGACGAACGGACCGGCTTACCTGTCTACAGTCTGTATGGCCCGACATGGAAGCCGACGGAGGAGATGTTGGAAGATGTCGATGTCCTGTTGTTCGACATTCAAGACATCGGTTCCAATGTGTATACGTACATTTATACGTTGGGGTTTGCGATGGAAGCTGCGGCTGAGTTCGATAAAAGACTTATTGTACTGGATCGGCCGAACCCGATTGGCGGCACGCGCGTAGAAGGGCCGGTGCGCGATGAAGATACGGTCAGTTTTATGGGGAGGTTTTTGCTCCCTGTGCGTCACGGTATGACAATTGGCGAGTTGGCGACGATGTGGAATCACGAATATGCATTGGGTATTGATTTGAGAGTAGCGAAAATGAAGGGTTGGCAGCGCACGATGCATTATGAGGATACCGGTTTGCCTTGGGTGTTGACGTCGCCGAACATACCGACATCGGACTCAGCCAACTTATATGCAGGAACAGAGCTTGTGGACAATACTCCTTTTTCGACGGGCTTAGGAACAACGAAACCTTTTGAACTGGTGGGAGCACCGTGGATCAACGGAGAAGAATTGGCAGACGAATTGAACAGCCGCGGTATTCCCGGAGTCACGTTTCGGCCGGCTTACTTTACCCCGATGTTCAGTCAATATGAGGGGGAGCGTGTCGGCGGTGTCCAAGTACATATTCAAAAAGCTGATGAGATCGATCTCGTCCAGTTAGGGCTGCACCTGGTGGATGCGATGCGCGATCAACAGCCGGAGAAGTTTAATCTTGATGCGACTTATGATGAGTTGATCGGTGATAAACGGGTACGTCCGATGCTTGAAGCGGATGCGCCGATAGAGGAGATTCTTAACGTATGGCAAGATGAACTGGACTTCTGGACTCAAGAAGTACGCAACCGCTATTTGTTGTACGGTCCTTACCCTAAAGAGGCAAAGCCTTACAAGCCGAAGGCGATCCTGGGCATCTTGCCGTTGGACTTGGAACTTGTGCTCGGTCAATCAAAAGAAATAACAGTTCACGGGGTGGACGCGAACGGGAGGAAACTAGAGATATCACCGGAAGAGATTGATTGGGAAGTGAAAGGCGATGTGGGTTACATTGAAAACGGCGTCTTTACAGCGGTGAAAGAAGGGAAGGGGAAGCTAGTGGCGAAAAAAGGTGACATGACGGCTGAACGGAACGTTGTCGTGGCTAAGAATGTTGTGGAAAACATCCGGTATGGTGTTCACAACCAATACACACGTATTGTGTTTGATTTGAACAAGACGACCGAATACGACATCAAACGAGAAGGCAGTGAAATTGTTGTAAGCGTCCCATATGCCGAAAAAGGAGGACAGTTGGACGGAGAAGGAACCGTGACAGTGGGGAACAGCCCGGTCGTGTCAAGTGTTCACTACTCTTTTGCACAAGAAAATATGTTTGAAGCACGTCTGCAGTTAAAAAGAGACGATGTCGCGTTTCAAACACCGACCTATAGCAATCGGGTCGTGATTGACGTGATGCACGGACAGTAA